The following proteins are encoded in a genomic region of Candidatus Margulisiibacteriota bacterium:
- a CDS encoding WYL domain-containing protein, whose translation MKIFKIFEVIKALKEEQLSIEELSNLCSVSEKTIYRYIRNLRDNGFVIKKSFGKYSIISVKNSDEKTFCEKCSQEFDLKVINRLRDSCCGCHKIKFNYLSPRYEKKFQVEAFCVDIIEIRKRYYLVGYDMSDKVFKEYRLDRMSELRIFPEINQNIKSKLIKISFFILPELAKHYEGQFDDYEVIDLLDGTKKVNMQIHSFFRAKKILFSYLEQIKIIEPKEFAEDCLRTLKEMTKNYCLKN comes from the coding sequence ATGAAAATTTTCAAAATTTTTGAAGTAATAAAAGCATTAAAAGAAGAACAGCTTTCTATAGAAGAATTATCAAATCTATGTTCTGTGTCAGAGAAAACTATTTACAGATATATTAGAAATTTGCGTGACAATGGATTTGTGATTAAAAAAAGTTTTGGAAAATATTCTATTATTAGCGTTAAGAATAGCGATGAAAAAACTTTTTGTGAAAAGTGTTCTCAGGAGTTTGACTTAAAAGTAATTAACAGATTAAGAGACTCTTGTTGTGGTTGTCATAAAATAAAGTTTAATTATTTAAGCCCAAGATATGAAAAAAAATTTCAGGTGGAAGCATTTTGCGTTGATATTATTGAAATAAGAAAAAGATATTATCTTGTTGGGTATGATATGTCAGACAAAGTGTTTAAAGAATATAGACTGGATAGGATGTCAGAGCTAAGAATTTTTCCTGAAATCAACCAGAATATAAAAAGTAAACTAATTAAGATTTCTTTTTTTATTTTGCCTGAATTGGCGAAACATTATGAGGGGCAGTTTGATGATTATGAAGTAATCGATTTACTTGATGGGACGAAAAAAGTGAATATGCAGATACATAGCTTTTTTAGAGCAAAAAAGATATTATTTTCTTATCTTGAACAAATAAAAATAATAGAGCCAAAGGAATTTGCGGAGGATTGCTTGAGAACATTAAAAGAGATGACAAAAAATTATTGTCTCAAAAATTGA